Proteins encoded within one genomic window of Cyprinus carpio isolate SPL01 chromosome B22, ASM1834038v1, whole genome shotgun sequence:
- the ankrd24 gene encoding ankyrin repeat domain-containing protein 24: MDPNVIFSPMKSFCMCYGMITSQDWSKTDDRLLQAVEQNDPEKVATLLVKKGLCPSKLDSEGKSAFHLCASRGRLDCLEVILSHGVDISVTDIYSFLSVGFNALHLAAKNGQSDCLKRLLQVGVMNYMDVDCRDSFGRTSLHHAAVSGSLSCTEILWDFKANLDVQDGDGSTPLILGAQMSRVELCAFLLERGANPNIQDSQGRSALMLACESDSMETVELLLKGGANPHLTDALGHNSSHYSITAGNPNITQLLQNVGVSTGNHTHISSSPLIPSGERGTIWCLVSPPPSSDASSTPPPPVPTQSPDSQSPTPPSPAPRTQILPSENLVEDEEVFEEIRKLRLERGRLLQKIKVLEQQQSSATTALVELNSLRERLSEVEAERDRLLAELEELRAAQVSGVTCDSEDAEDSDDMLDFPGAEKLLSKQSRGLDADSPAEGTSQENPAMVEQLRRKVEELTSQNADLVLKVQMLEMFEKDDTAMQSSGPDFVPTAQYESLRREFEELQEKYSRGQASTEASSIAEDPGSEEKEEKDQKALEEQLAQVQAELEELKEQMRLGVYSVEEAGAKPEGGSEDPEEGANVENQQELEAELASKKTDGEGLSEGDNDTIQQLKQRVTELEAALQDREKGEEGDKENETVVSLKKRVEELEKALEQTKTAGNEEGEGALVNRLQARVEELERALKESVPRGQFEEVQVTLGLQLNQLDRERAEVATRLNKALLELERLRPSSHIGEDEDDEDPSESSEVSIASEHSLHLSPGGRTLEAIQEELEVARQEAAQALDSLCDERESRAQDALQLRDAVPLVKHQEVLSAVAQQLAQTEKELLAERPLRQQAQTEIARLESELQAVQKDSVSKEEHDKVKRKETELKDLRSQKALEQGLVSKEDHEAQRLSLQAEINTLTAQLGDLARKHEKTCTEVFQVQREALFNKSERQVAESQLETVKKQLADLQAESTHIQQLHQDIQDSQGLIKEKDRKITELSKQVFRLKEALGALTPPLPRSPSPPSSGIPGQQLALQNRVTALTQQLQDWERKHKAVVSIYRSHLLAAVQGRMDEEVQALLLQILRMSQKGQN, translated from the exons ATGGATCCTAATGTCATCTTTAGCCCAATGAAAAGCTTCTGCATGTGTTACGGCATGATTACG AGTCAAGACTGGAGTAAGACAGATGACAGGTTGTTGCAGGCTGTGGAACAGAATGATCCAGAAAAAGTAGCCACGCTGCTGGTGAAGAAAGGTCTCTGCCCGTCCAAACTGGACTCGGAGGGCAAATCAGC GTTCCATCTTTGTGCGTCTCGAGGACGGTTGGACTGTCTGGAGGTCATCCTCTCTCATGGGGTGGACATCAGTGTTACAGAC ATTTATTCATTTCTCTCTGTAGGGTTTAATGCTCTCCATCTTGCTGCTAAGAATGGACAGTCAGATTGTCTAAAGAGGCTTCTTCAGGTAGGAGTCATGAATTATA tgGATGTTGATTGTAGAGACAGTTTTGGGAGGACGTCCTTACACCATGCTG CTGTAAGTGGCAGTTTGTCCTGCACTGAGATTCTGTGGGACTTCAAAGCCAACCTTGATGTTCAAGATGGA GATGGGTCAACTCCATTGATTCTGGGTGCCCAGATGAGCAGAGTCGAACTTTGTGCCTTCCTTTTGGAACGAGGAGCCAATCCTAATATACAGGACAGCCAGGGCAG GTCAGCATTGATGTTGGCCTGTGAGAGTGACAGCATGGAGACGGTAGAGCTGTTATTGAAAGGCGGAGCTAACCCACACCTTACCGATGCTCTGGGGCATAACTCCTCCCACTACAGCATCACTGCCGGCAACCCCAACATTACCCAGCTTCTGCAGAACGTAGGCGTTTCCacaggtaaccacacacacatcTCGTCCTCACCTTTAATTCCTTCGGGAGAGAGAGGGACCATCTGGTGCCTAGTG AGCCCGCCCCCTTCCTCAGATGCCTCAAGCACACCACCTCCCCCTGTCCCCACCCAATCACCTGACTCACAGAGCCCCACCCCACCTTCTCCTGCTCCCAGGACCCAAATTCTCCCATCTGAGAACCTT gtgGAGGATGAGGAAGTCTTTGAAGAGATCCGTAAGCTCAGGCTGGAGAGAGGTCGCCTGCTGCAGAAAATCAAGGTTCTggagcagcagcagagcagcGCCACCACTGCCCTGGTGGAG CTAAACTCTCTGAGAGAGCGTCTGAGTGAGGTTGAGGCAGAGCGTGACCGACTGCTGGCCGAGCTGGAGGAGTTGAGAGCAGCCCAGGTGAGCGGTGTGACCTGTGACTCTGAAGACGCGGAGGACTCCGATGACATGTTAGACTTCCCAG GAGCAGAGAAGTTACTTTCTAAGCAGTCACGAGGTCTGGATGCTGATTCGCCGGCTGAGGGCACCTCTCAAGAGAATCCTGCCATGGTAGAGCAGCTTCGCAGAAAAGTGGAGGAACTGACCTCCCAGAATGCCGACCTGGTTCTCAAAGTGCAG ATGCTGGAAATGTTTGAGAAGGATGACACGGCTATGCAGAGCTCAGGCCCAGATTTTGTTCCCACAGCTCAGTATGAGTCTTTAAGGAGAGAGTTTGAGGAACTACAGGAGAAATACTCAAGAGGCCAAGCTTCAACTGAAGCCTCAAGCATCGCAGAGGATCCTGG ATCTgaggagaaagaggagaaagaTCAAAAAGCTCTGGAGGAACAGCTGGCTCAAGTCCAGGCCGAGTTAGAGGAACTCAAAGAACAGATGCGTCTGGGGGTCTATTCAGTGGAGGAAGCAGGAGCGAAGCCTGAAGGGGGCTCCGAGGACCCTGAGGAAGGGGCAAATGTGGAGAACCAGCAGGAGCTGGAGGCGGAGCTAGCTAGCAAAAAGACTGATGGGGAAGGGCTTAGTGAGGGTGACAATGACACCATCCAACAGCTGAAACAGAGGGTGACAGAACTTGAGGCAGCTCTGCAGGATAGAGAGAAAGGGGAAGAGGGAGACAAGGAGAACGAGACAGTTGTGAGTCTTAAAAAGCGTGTGGAAGAGCTGGAAAAAGCCCTGGAGCAAACCAAGACGGCAGGGAACGAGGAGGGCGAGGGAGCGCTGGTGAACAGGTTGCAGGCACGGGTGGAAGAACTTGAACGGGCGTTGAAGGAGAGTGTCCCTCGAGGTCAGTTTGAGGAGGTTCAGGTCACTTTGGGTCTTCAGCTTAACCAGCTGGATCGAGAACGAGCTGAAGTGGCTACTCGACTCAACAAGGCCTTGCTGGAGCTGGAAAGGCTCCGCCCTTCATCCCACATTGGTGAAGATGAGGATGACGAGGACCCTTCCGAGAGCTCGGAGGTTTCTATTGCATCTG agcactccCTGCACCTGTCGCCAGGCGGACGGACCTTGGAAGCGATACAGGAGGAGCTGGAAGTTGCAAGGCAAGAGGCAGCACAAGCTCTGGACAGCCTGTGTGACGAGAGAGAAAGTCGGGCTCAGGATGCACTACAGCTGAGAGATGCAGTACCTCTTGTGAAACACCAGGAGGTGCTGTCTGCAGTAGCCCAGCAGTTGGCGCAAACAGAGAAAGAGCTGCTAGCAGAACGGCCACTGCGTCAGCAAGCTCAAACTGAGATCGCCAGACTGGAATCTGAGCTGCAGGCTGTGCAAAAAGACTCAGTTAGCAAGGAAGAACATGATAAAGTCAAG AGAAAAGAGACGGAACTTAAAGATCTGCGATCGCAGAAAGCTTTAGAACAGGGACTGGTGTCCAAAGAAGACCATGAGGCCCAGAGACTCTCGCTACAGGCTGAGATCAACACCCTGACGGCCCAGTTAGGCGATCTAGCACGCAAGCATGAGAAGACCTGCACTGAG GTGTTCCAGGTGCAGCGGGAGGCTTTATTTAATAAGAGCGAGCGTCAGGTGGCTGAATCCCAGCTGGAGACAGTTAAAAAGCAGCTGGCGGATCTTCAAGCCGAGTCCACCCACATCCAACAGCTGCACCAGGACATCCAGGACTCTCAGGGGCTCATCAAGGAGAAAGACCGCAAG ATCACAGAGTTGTCTAAGCAGGTTTTTCGTCTGAAGGAGGCTCTGGGGGCTTTGACTCCTCCACTGCCACGTTCTCCATCGCCACCATCCTCAGGGATACCTGGACAACAGCTGGCACTGCAGAACCGTGTGACCGCATTAACACAGCAACTCCAG GACTGGGAGCGCAAACACAAGGCTGTTGTTTCAATATACCGTTCTCATCTATTAGCTGCTGTACAG GGCCGGATGGATGAAGAAGTTCAGGCGCTTTTGCTTCAAATCCTCCGTATGTCACAGAAAGGTCAAAATTAG